One Rhea pennata isolate bPtePen1 chromosome 31, bPtePen1.pri, whole genome shotgun sequence genomic window carries:
- the MINDY1 gene encoding ubiquitin carboxyl-terminal hydrolase MINDY-1 — MEPQQPVPTKGEGVSSEGTDPEICQVPQGLEEVVEGEEIPAAGQESQEPDEQDQTACNGEEEVPPSPRQEELCCALDLLSMGDAERPESEEVREESKGTQESYAATAEGDRAAGEASLPDTSVPSLGAGAAEPAPEPAKAQSPSREREHETDFYCVKWVTWKGERTPIIMQSENGPCPLLAIMNILLLQWKVKLPPQKEVITSDELMAHLGDCILSIKPQEKSEGLQLNFQQNVNDTMMVLPKLSTGLDVNVRFTGVSDFEYTPECIVFDLLNVPLYHGWLVDPQSPEVVQAVGKLSYNQLVEKIITCKHSSDSNLVTEGLIAEQFLESTASQLTYHGLCELTAAVKEEELSVFFRNNHFSTMIKHKGHLYLLVTDQGFLQEEGVVWESLHNVDGDSCFCDTDFHLSHALGKEAAGASSPEHQLQQRQVDQDYMIALSLQQQQGQGPSALSDLELARQLQQEEYQHHHHQQQQQRPAPAPTQGRAQPGARAAGERRQRQKQDSDCVLL; from the exons ATGGAGCCCCAGCAGCCTGTGCCGACGAAGGGGGAAGGCGTCAGCAGCGAAGGGACTGATCCTGAGATCTGCCAGGTCCCTCAGGGTTTAGAGGAGGTCGTTGAGGGGGAAGAAATACCAGCTGctggccaggaaagccaagaGCCTGATGAGCAGGACCAGACCGCATGCAACGGGGAGGAAGAAGTGCCTCCAAGCCCAAGGCAGGAGGAGCTGTGCTGCGCCTTGGACCTTCTCTCCATGGGTGATGCTGAGCGGCCGGAGAGCGAGGAGGTGAGAGAAGAGAGCAAAGGCACCCAAGAGAGTTACGCGGCCACAGCGGAGGGCGACCGAGCTGCCGGAGAGGCCTCGCTGCCCGATACCTCCGTGCCCAGCTTGGGTGCGGGGGCTGCGGAGCCGGCGCCTGAGCCCGCCAAGGCCCAGTCCCCAAGCCGGGAGCGGGAGCACGAGACGGATTTCTACTGCGTGAAGTGGGTTACGTGGAAAGGCGAGCGGACACCCATCATCATGCAGAGCGAGAATGGGCCCTGCCCGCTCCTGGCCATCATGAACATCCTCTTGTTGCAGTGGAAG GTGAAACTGCCCCCACAAAAGGAGGTGATCACGTCGGATGAGCTGATGGCGCATTTGG GGGACTGCATCTTATCCATCAAACCCCAAGAGAAATCGGAAGGGCTGCAGCTAAACTTCCAGCAG AACGTCAATGACACCATGATGGTCCTCCCCAAGCTCTCGACGGGGCTGGATGTCAACGTGCGCTTCACGGGTGTCTCGGACTTTGAGTACACACCTGAGTGCATCGTCTTTGACCTCCTCAACGTCCCGCTCTACCACGGCTGGCTGGTGGACCCACAG AGCCCAGAGGTGGTGCAGGCCGTGGGCAAGCTCAGCTACAACCAGCTGGTGGAGAAGATCATCACCTGCAAACACTCGAGCGACTCCAACCTGGTGACCGAAG GCCTGATCGCGGAGCAGTTCCTGGAGTCCACGGCCTCGCAGCTGACGTACCACGGGCTGTGCGAGCTCACGGCCGCCGTGAAGGAAGAGGAGCTGAGCGTCTTCTTCCGCAACAACCACTTCAGCACCATGATAAAGCACAAG GGCCACCTCTACCTGCTGGTGACGGACCAGGGCTTCCTGCAGGAGGAGGGGGTGGTGTGGGAGAGCCTCCACAACGTGGACGGCGATAGCTGCTTCTGCGACACCGACTTTCATCTCAGCCATGCCCTGGGCAAGGAAGCGGCCGGCGCGTCCTCCCCGGAGCACCAACTGCAGCAGAGACAAGTGGACCAG GACTACATGATCGCcctgtccctgcagcagcaacagGGACAGGGCCCCTCGGCGCTCAGCGACCTCGAACTCGCGcgccagctgcagcaggaggagtatcagcatcatcatcatcagcagcagcagcagcggccggctccggcccccACGCAG GGCCGCGCGCAgccgggcgcccgggcggccggagagcggaggcagaggcagaagcaggaCTCAGACTGCGTGCTCCTGTAG
- the PRUNE1 gene encoding exopolyphosphatase PRUNE1 has protein sequence MQRFVEGRRAALQEHTEHQQEVHVVMGNEACDLDSTVSALALAYFLAKTSPTSKAAFVPVLNIPRSDFPLRPDIAVLLRQQGIPDASLVFRDEIDLAGLHRAGLLSLTLVDHHILPRADASLEEAVVEVLDHRPLEQDWALRCWVTVELVGSCATLVTERIVQGPPGVLDGLTAALLHGTILLDCVNLSPAGGKVTPRDTACVTLLESRFPELPARDVVFEALQAAKFDVSGLTTEQMLRKDLKVLSSDELALGISGIYVNLEVFLRRPGLLQDLEAFCQARGFLGLLAMTVSFNNRNEPFRQLAVYSQREAVRSAMCRALEEATTPSLHLQAFPSPWPCISAYTQGNTLASRKKVLPILRTVLGAPLGPPAAAEEDVALPPTPVNSLVDECPLAQAVPPLCPQAVFEWVSRIAAGQPPASPAPGSPPK, from the exons atgcaGCGGTTCGTGGAGGGGCGTCGCGCCGCCCTGCAG GAGCACACCGAGCATCAGCAGGAGGTCCACGTGGTGATGGGCAACGAGGCCTGCGATCTGGACTCCACCGTGTCTGCTCTGGCCCTGGCGTATTTCTTGGCTAAG ACCTCCCCGACGTCCAAAGCCGCTTTCGTCCCCGTGCTCAACATCCCGCGCTCGGACTTCCCTCTCCGCCCGGATATAGCGGTCCTGCTGCGGCAGCAGGGCATCCCGGATGCCTCCCTCGTCTTCCGCGATGAGATCGACCTGGCCGGGCTGCACCGGGCCGGGCTGCTCTCCTTGACGCTGGTCGACCACCACATCCTGCCCAG GGCTGACGCGTCGCTGGAGGAGGCTGTGGTGGAGGTCCTTGACCACCGGCCGCTGGAGCAGGACTGGGCTCTGCGCTGCTGGGTCACGGTGGAGCTGGTGGGCTCCTGTGCCACGCTGGTGACGGAGCGGATCGTCCAGGGCCCACCGGGGGTGCTGGATGGACTGACAGCTGCGCTGCTGCATG GCACCATCCTGCTGGACTGCGTGAACCTCAGCCCCGCGGGCGGCAAAGTAACACCCCGGGACACGGCGTGCGTCACCCTGCTCGAGTCCAGGTTCCCCGAGCTGCCGGCCCGTGACGTCGTCTTCGAAGCTTTGCAAGCGGCCAAGTTCGACGTCTCAG GCCTCACGACGGAGCAGATGCTACGGAAGGACCTCAAAGTCCTCTCCAGCGATGAGCTGGCCCTTGGCATCAGTGGGATCTATGTGAACTTGGAG GTCTTCTTGCGCCGGCCTGGCTTGCTGCAGGACCTGGAGGCTTTCTGCCAGGCCCGCGGCTTCCTGGGGCTCCTGGCCATGACGGTCTCTTTTAACAACCGGAACGAGCCCTTTCGGCAGCTCGCGGTGTACAGCCAGCGCGAGGCCGTCCGGAGCGCG ATGTGCCGGGCGCTGGAGGAGGCCACGACGCCGTCCTTGCACCTCCAAGCCTTTCCCAGCCCCTGGCCCTGCATCAGCGCCTACACCCAGGGCAACACGCTGGCGTCGCGGAAGAAGGTCCTGCCCATCCTCCGGACCGTCCTCGGGGCGCCGctggggccgccggcggcggcggaggaggacGTGGCTCTGCCGCCCACCCCCGTGAACAGCCTGGTGGACGAGTGTCCCCTGGCCCAGGCCGTGCCCCCGCTCTGCCCCCAGGCAGTGTTCGAGTGGGTCAGCCGCATCGCCGCCGGGCAGCCCCCCGCTtccccggcccccggcagccccccgaAATGA
- the CDC42SE1 gene encoding CDC42 small effector protein 1, producing the protein MSDFWHKLGCCVVEKPQPKKRRRRIDRSMIGEPMNFVHLTHIGSGDMAAGEDLPMTGAVQEMRSKGGRERQWSSSRAL; encoded by the exons ATGAGCGACTTCTGGCACAAGCTGGGCTGCTGCGTCGTAGAGAAACCACAGCCT aagaagaggaggaggcggATCGACCGCTCCATGATTGGGGAGCCCATGAACTTCGTGCACCTGACGCACATCGGCTCCGGCGACATGGCCGCCGGCGAAGACCTGCCCATG ACAGGCGCCGTCCAGGAGATGAGGTCCAAGGGTGGACGGGAGCGACAGTGGAGCAGCTCCCGGGCGTTGTAG
- the MLLT11 gene encoding protein AF1q, with protein MLDTISSQYDSFIYWRMPIPRLDVAELEGLGLSDAALYKPKGGLGKFASERKQASQDSPEEEDSLLQFNSFNFWRAPIASISSLDFDLI; from the coding sequence ATGCTGGACACCATCAGCAGCCAGTACGATTCCTTCATCTACTGGAGGATGCCGATCCCGCGGCTGGACGTGGCGGAGCTGGAGGGGCTGGGGCTCAGCGACGCGGCCCTCTACAAACCCAAGGGAGGGCTGGGCAAGTTCGCCAGCGAGCGGAAACAGGCCAGCCAGGACAGCCCCGAAGAAGAGGACAGTCTGCTGCAGTTCAACAGCTTTAATTTCTGGAGAGCTCCCATCGCTAGCATTAGCTCGTTAGATTTTGATCTAATTTGA